A segment of the Mercurialis annua linkage group LG4, ddMerAnnu1.2, whole genome shotgun sequence genome:
ACAACAAAATGTACTGTACATAAATTACAAGAATTTGCAAAGACATTTTCCTATTCACCCTCTaaaatgccaacttttaaaacAACACCTGAATTCCTCTACAAACATGTCATCTATTCCATTATTTTCTCTAGATTGGTGTATTCTGGATCAGGTCAGCAAACATAAACAAAGCTGATTATGTGCATTTCAGTGTCTTTAGTATGCCAAATTCCCAGCAAATTTTCACAAAAACCGACCCTTCCAATAAAGAATTCTTCAAGAGGACAATAGATCATACATGTAGAAGAAGAGTGACCATTCAACGCCATGGTTTGTGAGCtttgtattcttttttttttccttggtGGTCATCTTCAGAATAGAGCTTTATTTTGAGAATCACCATTTTTTATGATCAACCATGTGTCGGCTTCTTCTTTTCGAGAGTTGACCCCTCTCGGAGAGCTGCTTGTGCCTCGCTGTCCCTTCCCATTACAAAAAGAGCTGCCGCTTGTAGGTAAGATGCAATATGCCAAACCGGGGATATTGCTTGGGCTTGCAATGCATCGTTGAGAGCTTCTTGTGGCATTTCGCTTATGACATACGACAGACTTCGCCGTGCATAAACAGTTGGAGAAACCATGGTTCCAACTTCAATAAACTGCAAAATCATTTCATTGTTAACtcaaatttaaagaattttctcaagaaatatttaatttctattttccaGCAAACCCCGATATTCCCGACTTCATCTAGAAACGAATGGCAAGCAATCTAACCTGAGAATAACATTCAATGGCAGCTTTAAAATCTTTATGCCGAAAAGCAACATCACCCTTCTTCTTTGAGTTTAATGTTTCCTGCATCTGATTGGTCCACATTTGGAATGAAAGCTGCAAGGTAAAGACAAAAACAGTAAGCAATATATATCATCGAGCTCAAACATTGTGGCACCTTAGCTGGAATTACCAACACACACGAGTGAGAGTCGAAGTGAATTAGAGCCTCTAAGGCAATTGAAAACAGATATCCAATATTGAAACAGACAAGTAAAACCTATATGATCATTTCAACTGCGATTCATTCCAATTTTTATTCGTCGTATCAGAAACAAACCTCAGTAGCTGCACCTTCGTCGTCTTTATATCCAAGTTTTTCTAAGATCTCGTGAATGGCAGTTAAATCCATTCTCGAGGCAGCCTCACCAAGAGGTGACAGAGATATAGCTGCAGCACCATCGGGTATACCCATTAATTCATGAGACGGGACCTGCAAAGCAAGTTAGTTAATCTCATTTCCACAAGAAGTTAGAAATGTTCAATTCTTGGATGTTTTATGATGGCCTCGAAGTACAAGTGGTAGGATCAATTTGAACAGTGCAAGGGCTTAAATGAAATAAGACATTCAATTACTTGAGAATAACTAGATATCATACCTCAGTATCCTTCTGAAGAGGAATGAGAGCAGTAACTAATGACTTTGGATTTGGCCGCTCACGGGGCTCATATTGCAAACATCGAGAGGCTAACCGCACCAACTCAGTGCCATCATCATTTGTAAATTGGCCTTCCAAGCACGAGTCTGTCAACATCTGAATATTCCTGTCTCTTATTAAGTCCAGTGCCTAAAACAAATGGTACAACTCCATATTAGACATCAGCTGAATGAGATGTAAACATATAGATCAGATATAGCCAGGCAAAACATAGTTTGACTGCAAAATATTCAGTCAGACAGACATTTGTAATAACAATCAAGATGAATGTTTAAATTTAGGTCATTAAATCAAAGAACAAGATTAGCACGATAATATTATAGACAACATATTGTCAACAACCCTTTATCTATAACGACAGTTTCACCACTTTTCCACCTTGTCACTGCAATTTGATTCAAACTTATTAACTCATCACAAAGAAACTTTCATACCTGATATATTCAATACTTCATTTTACTATCTCAAGGATTAAACTCTCCAAATTCATTCCTTGACGAATAATAATATCTGAAAGGAGTGACATCCGACTAAAAGCAAACAGCATAAAGCAGCAAGCTGCTAGACAGCAATTATACACTCACCAAACTTCATAACCATCAGCATCTAAATTAGTAACAGAAAACCAGAAGGCAATGGCTTAGGCAATCAGATTGTTCCATGTTAACTATTTTTTATCCTTTCATCTAAATGTTATCTGTGTTCTACGGTTCAATAAATTGAAACAAGCAGGAGCTTGAGAAAAATATGGCTAGAAAAATCATAGCTAATGGCAGTGATTCATAGAGCTAAAAGGTCTAGTCACCAATGGCACACCATACACATCATCCAATATACCAAGTAGGACCAACAATTTGATAGAGAAAGGAACGGAGAGCAATGCTAACAAATTTCTGAGTGGTACTAAGAGATTGAAAATCACCTTATAGTTATATTGAAAATTATCCTTGTTGGAATATCAAGGTCCTGGAACCAAATATAGACTATCGAAGATCACAATAAATGACTTCTAAGTTCTAATAGCTAAGAAAACTAGTTTATATATGCTATAAAATCGTCGTCAAATAGAACCTATGCAGTATCAAGAAGAAAACTTACATGGCTGGGAGGAATATGTTTTCCGCTAAGAAGGTCAAGTAATAAGGTTCCAAAGCTATACATTACACTTTCTGAGGTTACCCTCCctgcataaaaaatgaaaatgagccGCTTACTCTGGATAGAAAGAAATTAATAATCAATTATATTCATGATTTAAAAAAGCATTATTCATGTATATAGTAGTTGTGATGCACCCGAAGCCCTGAAACTAATGACTGAAATCACCAAATCCACATgcctaaaacataaaaatttgcCATTAACTTGAAGTTCATACAAAGAAAATTGATCTGTTTACCTGTCCTCAGATACTCAGGAGGAGTAAATGCCAGGTTTGTACTATAACTTTTCCCATCTCTGCTGTTCTTCATCAGACCAAAGCAAGAAAGTCGAGGGTTTCCCTCCTAAGAAACATGATCACATAATTATCGTTGTAAAAGAACAATAAATGTAGATGTAAAGGataatatataaattgcatACTCACATCATCAAAGACGATTCTATAAGCATTCAAATCATGATAAAGGGCTCGTCCTTTGCTAGTACAATACTCTAGAGCTTGTGCAAGATGTAAGGCCACCCTAAGTCGCATCGCCCACTTCATCGGCTGTGTTTCCCCTAATGAAAGCAAGAGAAAACATTAAGATGCAAGAGAAAGTTAAAGAAAGTAAATATGAATTATGTACCAGcaatataaaagaaattataatgaTGCTTTCAAACCCCATGATCTAAAGAATTGAGCAGCAAGTCAATTTACAAACATTCATCTTTAATATGAGACAAATTTGGATGCAAAGCAATGCAAGTGAATGCATATTAAACAGGAAGTAAATTAATCACTTTTCATCAGCAAATACCAGATTTTATGTTACTACTCATTTATGATACATCAATGTTGAGGACACGCACTGTATATATGCTTAACCTAAGAAAAAGTCACCAGCAACAAACTTACAATGAAATAAGTGTTTTGCTAATGTATCATTGGGCATAAACTCTGTAACAAGTAGCCTCTCATCCCCTTCACAGCAACATCCAAGTAAATTTGCTAGCCTGTGGTTCCGGAGCTGACCAACAGCTCTTGCTTCTTCCTAAAGTTACAAAAAGAGAAAGACAAAGCCAAGGACCTCGCAAGTTTCATAAAGTGATAAACTTGAAGATTAACAAGCAGCAACCATGTGCATAGTACATACAGTGCATTGATGAAAACTATAGCTTTAAAAGCCATGTAATATGAGAAAATAGGAAATGATATGCTTCGCTTACCAAAAACTGTCTTGCATCTGGCCAAGCGGTTCTATTAAATCGTTTTACAGCAATCCTCCTCTGATTATCAAGCTTCCCCTTATACACAACATTGGGGGCCTTTTCTCCATGTTCAGAAACTATGTTCTCCGTAGCAAACCCAGATGTTGCCATCTTGAGCGTCTCAATGGTGAATTCACGAAATGTGGGCAAATCGTCAACTTCATTCTTCTCCTCATTTTCTGCCAAGAAGAACCaagtcaaaatcaaaaaaataaacatcatgctgtcaaacaaacaaaaaccaaaaactACAAACTCGACGCACCTTCATTTAGTCCCTCGGGAATTGATCCATCAAACTCAGAAGTCCAACAGCAGGCAGAGAGCTTAGAACACTCACAGCCCATCCCAACACCGAAATTCTAAATAATCACTAACCTAATCAATCCCAAAGCTCCAATTCCTCCAGCTCAACCACTTCCTCAAGTCCACAAAACTAATCCTTACCAATTATATAACAAAACCTTTAACAAATTCACTTCTTGAAATGGATCAATGCCCAAAACTTGCAAATCTTGCGACCTGAAAATGCTCCTTGGAACAACTATAACAACCTGTAAAAAGATCAAACTTAAAATTGGAATCAAACATTCCTTCTAGAACAACAGCACAAGACATACAAAAACAAGCAATAAGAATCTAAGTCAGTCACATCACATCATTACcctttcaacaaaaaaaaatccccAAAAACAATTAATTCTTAAATTAGCCATAGAAATCACTAATAATCAATTGCAAAAATTCCCCATTTCCATTAACAAAATCTATAAAGATCGAAACTTTACACCACCAAGAACTTATAATTCTCTTCTAGTCAACACCCAAGTCAATCAAATTTCAGCTATATGAAACTTCAATTActtcaaaccaaatcaaaccaaaacactaaaaacaataaataaaacaacATGAAACCCACATAAAGAGTTAAAAGAACCTGAATTTAAAGCAAAGTTAGCAGCTTGATTCAGTGAAAATGAACTAAAAAGGTTGAATCTTTATGATTTAGGTGAAGTGGGTTTTTGTTTGGAAGTAATGGAAGTGTGTGATGTTGAAAAGTTGGGACTTTTTTTAAGGAATAAATCTGAGATCAGTTCCTTGAAAACCCAAGAAAGGAAGTTCTTACTTTCAGACAGAGAGTGTTTTTTTAAGATTTGGATTTGAAGATGATATTATTAAGACTTAAAATACCCAAAAATAAGTAATATTTccctaaaaaatttaatattttgctttatatataatgaatttttaaaaaaaatgctatACATGTCCAAAGGATGagcttttttgcatttttatgcTCTTCTTCAATTTTTCATTCTAAATATCCACCGACATGgcctttcattttattttattttcagttatCTACAGCTAAGGTAAGCTCTTCCCATAATCATTTGCCCACCAATTGTCtccttttaaattaattaattttatgatatttgttgatttatatgaaaaaaatgtaaGTTTAAGTAATCAAAATCGATCTAAATTAACAACAAATTTAAGTCTTTTAAAATTGTACTTAtagtttttattataatattttggtAAAATGATGGAGACTGgaatttttaagaatttaatttatgattttcaCTATAATCAAGTTACTAATAgcaattgtaattaattttacaaaaatgaaaataaattatttaaaaaaaaagtgtttgAGCAATTTGATtcattatctttttttaattttttatcgaAATGCGgccaaaaaaatcataaattgagCGCATTGTCTTCATTCCGTAGAAAAATATAAGATCACCTCGAGAGGGCATTCGATATCCAAATATCAAGGACCGGCCATATAACTTTAGAATGTATTAGTTTTTTGTTCTTataagtaaaaataataaaaatatttaattaaagcGTGCATTCGGTTCAAACCACTATAatatattgtattttattttattttaacattaaacCTAGTCAACTTCATATGGATGCAGTCTTGTCAAATCAAAATGAATCATCCGGTttgctattttaatttaatttagttctcttttttgatttgatttgtctagaaataaaattaaatattttgacgtccaaaactaaattaaatcaaatttgtcGGTTTGATCAGGTTAttcaatttggtttaatttttacaaaccCAGAGTCACTATTATAGAGAAAAACTTATGATCTTTTTCTcaactatattattataattaaattaaaagaatgaATTTCTAGCCTAATTGCTCAACAATTAGAGTAAATGAGTTGCTGAAGACAACAGTCTGATTCTCTTTTGCATTGTATATGTAGCAAAAGAAAAAACTTGTAATTATTGGGAGAAGCTATAGAAAGATGGTAAGCCATTATTGAAGCAACATAAAATCTTTACATTTTGGATTTGCCCATTCATTACTATTTCAAACTATATTTGCACACTTCACATCccatcaatttaaattaaatttataatcaaaagaAAGTATTACTTTTTCATACTTGTTTTTGTCTCCAATTATCTAAGGATATGCATTGTGTCAATATTTCCACCTCTAAAAATATTGCCAAAATTATTTGGGATATGTGTCTAT
Coding sequences within it:
- the LOC126677185 gene encoding serine/threonine-protein kinase BSK7-like; the encoded protein is MGCECSKLSACCWTSEFDGSIPEGLNEENEEKNEVDDLPTFREFTIETLKMATSGFATENIVSEHGEKAPNVVYKGKLDNQRRIAVKRFNRTAWPDARQFLEEARAVGQLRNHRLANLLGCCCEGDERLLVTEFMPNDTLAKHLFHWETQPMKWAMRLRVALHLAQALEYCTSKGRALYHDLNAYRIVFDDEGNPRLSCFGLMKNSRDGKSYSTNLAFTPPEYLRTGRVTSESVMYSFGTLLLDLLSGKHIPPSHALDLIRDRNIQMLTDSCLEGQFTNDDGTELVRLASRCLQYEPRERPNPKSLVTALIPLQKDTEVPSHELMGIPDGAAAISLSPLGEAASRMDLTAIHEILEKLGYKDDEGAATELSFQMWTNQMQETLNSKKKGDVAFRHKDFKAAIECYSQFIEVGTMVSPTVYARRSLSYVISEMPQEALNDALQAQAISPVWHIASYLQAAALFVMGRDSEAQAALREGSTLEKKKPTHG